One genomic region from Ornithinimicrobium flavum encodes:
- a CDS encoding CHAT domain-containing protein produces the protein MSEKQYRDKIVAIKKQQASDETNRGKARAAAGKHRADAAKELQKITPRTSASMARTYQRNADNLEKRAQAEDKKVTALSVKLSKSAGDLATAEENLAREIKSSAKKEEDKKKADARTREQADARRQQKEKSHAREIARLSSPTVHYVTVQPPKPEILRVLYLTANPEMDLRTEVEVRDVQQAVKRALHRDLIDIQYRPAATPEDLLDGLNDIRPHVVHFSGHAGDAAILFDNASVDGPEGRDVPFKLLARALGATAEPPKLLTLNGCDTLDGAEVLLEATPVIIAMATEISDLAASAFAARFYAAIASAQPIGPALRQGAVVLDLMGLDEGWKPTLLSRDDIDVDDLVLVRVAGE, from the coding sequence ATGTCGGAGAAGCAGTACCGCGACAAGATCGTGGCGATAAAGAAGCAGCAAGCCAGTGACGAGACGAACCGCGGGAAGGCGCGGGCAGCCGCCGGGAAGCATCGCGCCGACGCGGCTAAGGAGCTTCAGAAGATCACGCCGCGAACGAGCGCCAGCATGGCTCGGACCTACCAGCGCAACGCGGACAACCTGGAAAAGAGGGCTCAGGCCGAGGACAAGAAGGTGACCGCCCTGTCGGTCAAGCTCAGCAAATCAGCAGGAGACCTGGCAACGGCTGAAGAGAACCTCGCCCGTGAGATCAAGAGTTCGGCGAAGAAGGAGGAGGACAAGAAGAAGGCCGATGCTCGAACCCGGGAGCAGGCGGATGCCCGGCGTCAGCAGAAGGAGAAGAGTCATGCTCGCGAGATCGCCCGGCTCTCCAGCCCTACGGTGCACTACGTGACGGTTCAGCCGCCGAAGCCGGAGATTCTCCGAGTCCTCTACCTGACCGCCAACCCTGAGATGGACCTCCGAACCGAGGTCGAGGTTCGTGACGTTCAGCAGGCGGTCAAACGTGCGCTACACCGAGATCTCATTGACATCCAGTACCGGCCCGCAGCTACCCCTGAAGACCTACTCGACGGTCTGAACGACATCCGACCCCACGTTGTCCACTTTTCCGGTCACGCCGGCGATGCCGCGATATTGTTCGACAACGCCAGCGTCGACGGCCCCGAGGGGCGGGACGTTCCATTTAAACTGCTGGCTCGTGCCCTTGGCGCCACCGCTGAACCGCCGAAGCTGCTGACCCTGAATGGCTGCGACACCCTTGATGGAGCCGAGGTCTTGCTTGAGGCGACCCCCGTGATCATCGCAATGGCGACCGAGATCAGCGACCTGGCTGCTAGTGCCTTCGCCGCTAGGTTCTACGCTGCGATTGCCTCAGCGCAGCCGATCGGGCCGGCGCTACGCCAAGGTGCGGTCGTACTGGACCTGATGGGGCTGGACGAGGGTTGGAAGCCCACCCTGCTCTCACGCGACGATATTGACGTCGACGACCTGGTCTTGGTGCGAGTCGCGGGCGAGTAG
- a CDS encoding IS110 family transposase, giving the protein MEVLFERVAGLDVGKDSVTVCVRTPGARRGRHTETRTFKTTTGSLRLMRDWLVECGVRIAAMESTSTYWKPPFYCLEEAMEVWLLNAAHMKAVPGRKTDVRDAEWIAQLLEHGLLAPSFVPPPPIRSLRMLTRYRVQLMGDRTRECIRLEMMLEDASIKLSAVASTLTTVSARVILAAMIAGERDPLVLAQLAKGKMRRKIPDLAQALEGHFDAHHARLARSILDRLDMVEHDLAEVDDAVAAACAPWAHQIELLQTIPGVGERVAQVIVAETGADMSRFPSAAHLASWAGLAPGVYQSAGRSRPSGTRHGNKWLCAMLVEAAGSVGRMKGKNYLAAQHARLVKRRGAGRAQVAVAHSILVCAYHMLSRDEPYQDLGADWLARRNHEAHTRRLVAQLERLGHTVIIDPAA; this is encoded by the coding sequence ATGGAAGTGCTCTTCGAGCGGGTGGCCGGCCTGGACGTCGGCAAGGACTCGGTCACGGTGTGCGTGCGCACGCCTGGTGCGCGTCGGGGCCGGCACACCGAGACGCGCACGTTCAAGACGACGACGGGGTCGCTGCGGCTGATGCGGGACTGGCTGGTCGAGTGCGGGGTCAGGATCGCGGCGATGGAGTCGACCTCGACGTACTGGAAGCCGCCGTTCTACTGCCTGGAGGAGGCGATGGAGGTCTGGCTGCTCAACGCCGCGCACATGAAGGCGGTGCCCGGGCGCAAGACCGACGTGCGGGACGCGGAGTGGATCGCCCAGCTGCTCGAGCACGGGCTGCTGGCGCCCTCGTTCGTGCCGCCGCCGCCGATCCGCTCGCTGCGGATGCTGACCCGCTACCGGGTCCAGCTGATGGGCGACCGGACCCGGGAGTGCATCCGGCTGGAGATGATGCTGGAGGACGCCTCGATCAAGCTGTCCGCCGTCGCCTCGACGCTGACGACCGTCTCGGCCCGGGTGATCCTGGCCGCGATGATCGCCGGCGAACGGGACCCGCTGGTGCTCGCCCAGCTGGCCAAGGGGAAGATGCGGCGCAAGATCCCGGACCTGGCCCAGGCCCTGGAGGGGCACTTCGACGCCCACCACGCCCGGCTGGCCCGCTCGATCCTGGACCGCCTCGACATGGTCGAGCACGACCTGGCCGAGGTCGACGACGCCGTCGCGGCCGCGTGTGCCCCGTGGGCGCACCAGATCGAACTGCTGCAGACCATCCCGGGCGTCGGTGAGCGCGTGGCCCAGGTGATCGTGGCCGAGACCGGGGCGGACATGTCCCGGTTCCCCTCCGCCGCGCACCTGGCCTCCTGGGCCGGGCTGGCCCCCGGCGTGTACCAGTCAGCGGGCCGCAGCCGCCCCTCGGGCACGCGCCACGGGAACAAGTGGCTGTGCGCGATGCTGGTCGAGGCTGCCGGCTCGGTCGGTCGCATGAAGGGCAAGAACTACCTCGCGGCCCAGCACGCCCGGCTGGTCAAGCGCCGCGGGGCGGGCCGGGCCCAGGTCGCGGTCGCCCACTCGATCCTGGTCTGCGCCTACCACATGCTGAGCAGGGACGAGCCCTACCAGGACCTCGGCGCGGACTGGTTGGCACGCCGCAACCACGAGGCCCACACCCGCCGCCTGGTCGCCCAGCTCGAACGGCTCGGCCACACCGTCATCATCGACCCCGCCGCCTGA
- a CDS encoding tyrosine-type recombinase/integrase — protein sequence MSTTTSSETILPFQPSSMSPAHLAAVSFLARYSGATHALYRAQLGRWFTWCESNDLDPLVGVQRAHVELYIRELAEAGLMDSSVNTMMHAVRGYFRFAHIDGTIPADPAVYARLPKVHRDESRTQGLDRLELIRFLQVAQTITVHHGALAYLLGINALRASEAAAVRIEDYTDVLRGHRVLHLVGKGNKPATTPLTVPVLRVLEACRGQRTTGPLILRPVSGKPIDRRDVYRMVQRIAKIARIPRHISPHSLRHAAITNALDAGVPLRDAQILARHADPRTTEHYDRARGNLDRHGVHFLTAYVAGV from the coding sequence ATGTCCACCACAACCAGCTCCGAGACGATCCTGCCGTTCCAGCCGTCCTCGATGAGCCCCGCACACCTCGCGGCGGTCTCGTTCCTGGCCCGGTACTCCGGAGCCACGCACGCCCTATACCGGGCACAACTGGGCCGCTGGTTCACCTGGTGCGAGTCGAATGATCTTGACCCGTTGGTCGGTGTACAGCGGGCCCACGTCGAGCTCTACATCCGCGAGCTCGCAGAGGCCGGCCTGATGGACTCCTCGGTCAACACGATGATGCACGCCGTCCGGGGGTACTTCCGGTTCGCGCACATCGACGGCACCATCCCGGCCGACCCGGCCGTGTACGCCCGGCTGCCGAAGGTCCACCGGGACGAATCCCGGACCCAGGGCCTGGACCGGCTGGAGTTGATCCGCTTCCTCCAGGTCGCCCAGACCATCACCGTCCACCATGGCGCACTGGCCTACCTCCTGGGCATCAACGCCCTACGGGCCTCCGAAGCGGCAGCCGTGCGGATCGAGGACTACACCGATGTCCTGCGCGGCCATCGGGTGCTGCACCTGGTCGGCAAGGGCAACAAGCCCGCCACCACGCCGCTGACGGTCCCCGTCCTTCGGGTCCTGGAAGCGTGCCGCGGTCAGCGCACCACCGGGCCGCTGATCCTGCGACCGGTCTCCGGCAAACCCATCGACCGGCGTGACGTCTACCGGATGGTGCAGCGCATCGCGAAGATCGCGCGGATCCCTCGGCACATCAGTCCCCACTCGCTACGGCACGCCGCTATCACCAACGCCCTGGACGCCGGCGTGCCACTTCGGGACGCGCAGATCCTCGCCCGGCATGCGGACCCCAGAACCACCGAGCACTACGACAGGGCCCGCGGCAACCTCGACCGCCACGGCGTCCACTTCCTTACCGCCTATGTCGCCGGCGTCTAG
- a CDS encoding tyrosine-type recombinase/integrase yields MVGIPGSAGLVLVAGVAHLNEESAVFEAMLTGWGRQQRSRLLGEKTISDRVRLVRRFTEFAESYPWSWGPGDVEDFTVSLASGDGRRSPSTIRGYHLGLRMFCDYLTDARYEWPRQCRDRFGSVPSQVCHEWNTVAHLNEYEGRPARRPLTYAELQDLFDHLDAQVERAASSGRKGALSALRDAQVFKTAYAFGLRRNELCRLDVADLRPNPHVPRWGTYGSVHVRYGKAVRGGTPRRRTVLAVPEFDWAIEGMRQWVEQARPLFGVPGHPALWVTERLSRVSLRHFDARFAAVRNQAGLDPVLSLHCLRHSYVTHLVEFGYPERFVQEQVGHAYASTTAIYASVSNDFKDKTLKAALARVYAPTDEEDQG; encoded by the coding sequence ATGGTCGGCATACCGGGCTCGGCGGGGCTGGTCCTGGTCGCCGGGGTGGCTCATCTGAACGAGGAGAGCGCCGTCTTCGAGGCGATGCTGACCGGCTGGGGTCGTCAGCAGCGGTCCCGGCTGCTGGGCGAGAAGACCATCAGCGACCGGGTCCGGTTGGTCCGTCGGTTCACCGAGTTCGCCGAGTCCTACCCGTGGTCCTGGGGTCCTGGGGACGTGGAGGACTTCACCGTCTCCCTGGCCAGCGGGGACGGTCGGCGGTCACCCTCGACGATCCGCGGGTACCACCTGGGACTGCGGATGTTCTGCGATTACCTCACCGACGCGCGGTACGAGTGGCCCCGGCAGTGTCGCGACCGGTTCGGCTCGGTGCCCTCACAGGTGTGCCACGAGTGGAACACGGTGGCACATCTGAACGAGTACGAGGGCCGTCCGGCACGGCGACCGTTGACGTACGCCGAGCTGCAGGATCTCTTCGACCACCTGGACGCCCAGGTCGAACGCGCCGCGTCCTCGGGCCGCAAGGGAGCGTTGAGCGCGCTGCGTGACGCGCAGGTCTTCAAGACCGCCTACGCGTTCGGCCTGCGCCGCAACGAGCTGTGCCGACTGGACGTGGCCGACCTGCGACCCAACCCGCACGTGCCCCGGTGGGGCACCTACGGCTCGGTCCACGTCCGCTACGGCAAGGCTGTCCGCGGTGGAACCCCGCGCCGCCGCACGGTCCTGGCGGTGCCGGAGTTCGACTGGGCCATCGAGGGGATGCGCCAGTGGGTCGAGCAGGCAAGGCCGCTGTTCGGCGTGCCTGGCCACCCGGCCCTGTGGGTGACCGAGCGGCTCTCGCGGGTCTCGCTGCGCCACTTCGACGCCCGCTTCGCGGCGGTCCGCAACCAGGCGGGCCTGGACCCGGTGCTGTCGCTGCACTGCCTGCGCCACTCCTACGTGACCCACCTGGTCGAGTTCGGCTATCCCGAACGGTTCGTCCAGGAGCAGGTCGGGCACGCCTACGCCTCGACCACCGCGATCTACGCCTCGGTCAGCAACGACTTCAAGGACAAGACCCTCAAGGCCGCGCTGGCCCGCGTCTACGCACCCACCGATGAGGAGGACCAGGGATGA
- a CDS encoding DUF3024 domain-containing protein yields MAVPELEAARVHRWCDQRVPERAQHQVRLECHVGDRHLTIVERRAPWREDFGPEWTSLPIARLRYTARDKAWTLYWRDRNLRFHLYDRVGPSSTTEDLLDEIDRDPTHIFWG; encoded by the coding sequence ATGGCCGTCCCCGAGCTCGAAGCGGCGCGAGTCCATCGCTGGTGCGACCAACGAGTACCCGAGCGCGCCCAGCACCAGGTCCGTCTGGAGTGTCACGTTGGTGACCGACACCTGACCATCGTCGAGCGGCGCGCGCCCTGGCGCGAGGACTTCGGACCCGAATGGACCAGCCTGCCCATCGCGCGCCTGCGATACACCGCAAGGGACAAGGCCTGGACCCTGTACTGGCGGGACCGCAACCTCCGCTTCCACCTCTACGACCGCGTCGGGCCCTCAAGCACCACCGAGGACCTCCTCGACGAGATAGACCGCGACCCCACCCACATCTTCTGGGGCTGA
- a CDS encoding ribbon-helix-helix protein, CopG family, translated as MADVLIRDVPEAVLAGVDAHAARLGLSRAEYIRRRLASDAATASAPVSVEVLRAFADRFADLTDHQTMDEAWR; from the coding sequence ATGGCTGACGTGCTGATTCGCGATGTTCCTGAGGCGGTGCTGGCCGGCGTGGATGCCCATGCGGCCCGACTCGGGCTCTCCAGGGCCGAGTACATCCGCAGACGCTTGGCCTCGGACGCCGCCACCGCGAGCGCGCCCGTCTCCGTCGAGGTTCTCCGTGCCTTCGCGGACAGGTTCGCCGACCTCACCGACCACCAGACGATGGACGAAGCGTGGCGGTGA
- a CDS encoding ISL3 family transposase, translated as MDNPTSCCAALGAHSAYCDNCDLLVGLDGYHVLDVARGPDGLVVRVESPPGPVGCPDCGVRAASRGRREHRLVDIPAFGTPVRLVWAKRTWACREASCPRRSFTETDETLAPPRSTWTTRARSWAVGQLRREHATVHGLARQLGLGWDTVWSGIEPILTAAAADETRFAGVQTLGVDEHVWHHVSTKAPEDGGRGPKELTGMVDLTTDENGQVRARLLDLVPGRSKKAYADWLTARGHAFTASVKVATLDPFHGYKAAIDDELAEATAVLDVFHVVALGTKCVDEVRRRVQQATTGHRGRKGDPLYGIQNILRAGEENLTDKQRARIERAFAANEAHEVVDLTWQCAQQLRAAYKQTEKAEGRKLAERIIASFPSCPIPEVARLGRTLRKWREAFLAYFTTGATNGGTEAINGLVELHRRLARGFKNRSNYRLRMLLIGGGLNL; from the coding sequence ATGGACAACCCTACGTCGTGCTGCGCTGCGCTCGGCGCACACAGCGCGTACTGCGACAACTGCGACCTGCTGGTGGGCCTGGACGGCTATCACGTCCTGGACGTGGCGCGCGGCCCGGACGGGCTGGTGGTGAGGGTGGAGTCACCGCCGGGTCCGGTCGGGTGCCCGGACTGCGGAGTGCGCGCGGCCTCGCGAGGTCGGCGCGAGCACCGGTTGGTCGACATCCCGGCGTTCGGGACGCCGGTGCGGCTGGTCTGGGCGAAGCGGACCTGGGCCTGCCGGGAGGCGTCGTGCCCGAGGCGCTCGTTCACCGAGACCGACGAGACCTTGGCTCCACCACGCTCGACGTGGACGACCAGGGCGAGGTCCTGGGCGGTCGGGCAGCTGCGCCGTGAGCACGCCACCGTGCACGGCCTGGCCCGCCAGCTGGGCCTGGGGTGGGACACCGTCTGGTCCGGGATCGAGCCGATCCTGACGGCCGCAGCAGCCGACGAGACCCGCTTCGCGGGCGTGCAGACCTTAGGCGTGGATGAGCACGTGTGGCACCACGTCTCGACGAAGGCGCCCGAGGACGGTGGACGCGGACCGAAGGAGCTGACCGGGATGGTGGACCTGACGACCGATGAGAACGGGCAGGTCAGGGCACGTCTGCTGGACCTGGTACCGGGCCGCTCGAAGAAGGCGTACGCCGACTGGCTCACCGCACGGGGCCACGCCTTCACCGCCAGCGTCAAGGTCGCCACGCTCGACCCGTTCCACGGGTACAAGGCCGCCATCGACGACGAGTTGGCCGAGGCGACCGCTGTGCTCGACGTCTTCCATGTCGTCGCCCTGGGGACGAAGTGCGTGGACGAGGTCAGACGGCGGGTGCAGCAGGCGACCACCGGTCACCGCGGCCGCAAGGGCGACCCGCTGTACGGCATCCAGAACATCCTGCGCGCCGGCGAGGAGAATCTCACCGACAAGCAGCGCGCCCGGATCGAGCGGGCGTTCGCCGCCAACGAGGCCCACGAGGTGGTCGACCTGACCTGGCAGTGCGCCCAGCAGTTGCGCGCCGCGTACAAGCAGACCGAGAAGGCCGAGGGCCGCAAGCTCGCCGAGCGCATCATCGCCTCGTTCCCCTCCTGCCCGATTCCCGAGGTCGCCCGGCTCGGCCGCACCCTGCGCAAGTGGAGAGAGGCGTTCCTGGCCTACTTCACCACCGGGGCCACGAATGGCGGGACGGAGGCCATCAATGGACTGGTCGAGCTGCACCGTCGCCTGGCTCGAGGCTTCAAGAACCGATCCAACTACAGGCTCCGCATGCTCCTCATCGGCGGAGGGCTCAACCTATGA
- a CDS encoding abortive infection family protein, protein MTRIPPKVTRLLLDDLTAIPLRQIASLFEDNGIELGPENPDDHDSSERRRQGRRYLATLNLEMPSDHERLLGVLTDRMQAIDRDSLNWTGGLDLRDSWMRTLASAGLDIDPVTYVVSDPEPPTQRAITFTPMALAAISDPGAIHDHLSRLHDAVDSDPRLAVSTARALIESTAKLVLTKRGRTYTKGAKVPTLVTSAQESLGLAAKGVSEEEPELRKLLQSLVTLTQGVTEIRNRVGVDHGAESVPNWVKPRHARLVVGAAQVWCQLMLETLADPSAPWRTRPEDS, encoded by the coding sequence ATGACCCGCATCCCTCCAAAAGTTACGCGCCTGTTGCTCGACGATCTGACGGCGATCCCCCTTCGTCAGATTGCGAGCCTCTTCGAGGACAACGGGATTGAGCTTGGTCCGGAGAACCCTGACGATCACGACTCGAGCGAACGTCGTCGACAGGGTCGTCGCTACTTGGCCACGCTAAACTTGGAGATGCCCAGCGATCACGAACGCCTGCTCGGCGTGCTCACTGATCGCATGCAAGCAATAGACCGTGACTCACTGAACTGGACCGGTGGGCTCGACCTGCGGGACTCATGGATGCGTACCCTTGCTTCCGCAGGACTTGATATCGACCCGGTCACATATGTGGTGAGCGACCCCGAGCCGCCTACTCAGCGTGCAATCACATTCACGCCGATGGCACTAGCCGCTATCTCGGATCCTGGCGCGATCCACGATCACCTGTCACGCCTCCACGACGCAGTGGACTCGGACCCTCGACTTGCGGTAAGCACTGCTAGGGCGCTGATCGAGTCGACCGCCAAACTGGTGTTGACCAAACGCGGCAGGACCTACACGAAGGGTGCGAAGGTGCCCACACTGGTCACTAGCGCCCAAGAATCGCTCGGGTTAGCGGCGAAGGGCGTGAGCGAGGAGGAACCGGAGCTGCGCAAGCTTCTCCAATCGCTCGTGACCCTGACGCAAGGCGTTACGGAAATTCGCAATCGGGTTGGGGTCGATCACGGGGCCGAGAGCGTTCCGAACTGGGTCAAGCCACGCCACGCGCGACTCGTCGTTGGGGCGGCACAGGTCTGGTGTCAGTTGATGCTAGAAACCTTGGCTGACCCGAGCGCGCCCTGGCGAACCCGGCCGGAAGATTCTTGA
- a CDS encoding tyrosine-type recombinase/integrase, producing the protein MSTTTSSTATLPFQPSSMSPAQLAAVSFLARYSGATHALYRAQLCRWFTWCGANGLDPLVGIQRAHVELYIRELGDAGLMDSSVNTMMHAVRGYFRFAHIDGTIPADPAVYARLPKVHRDESRTQGLDRLELIRFLQVAQTVTVHHGALAYLLGINALRASEAAAVRIEDYADVLRGHRVLHLVGKGNKPATMPLTVPVLRVLEACRGERTTGRLVLRPVSGRPIDRRDVYRMVQRIAKTARIPRHISPHSLRHAAITNALDAGVPLRDAQILARHADPRTTEHYDRARGNLDRHGVHFLTAYVAGV; encoded by the coding sequence ATGTCCACCACGACCAGCTCCACGGCGACACTGCCGTTCCAGCCGTCCTCGATGAGCCCCGCACAGCTTGCGGCGGTCTCGTTCTTGGCTCGCTACTCCGGAGCGACTCACGCCCTGTACCGGGCACAGCTGTGCCGCTGGTTCACCTGGTGCGGGGCCAACGGGTTGGACCCACTGGTCGGGATACAGCGTGCGCACGTCGAGCTCTACATCCGCGAGCTCGGGGATGCCGGCCTGATGGATTCCTCGGTCAACACGATGATGCACGCCGTCCGGGGATACTTCCGGTTCGCGCACATCGACGGCACCATCCCCGCCGACCCGGCCGTCTACGCCCGGCTTCCGAAGGTCCACCGGGACGAGTCCCGCACCCAGGGCCTGGACCGGTTGGAGTTGATCCGCTTCCTCCAGGTCGCCCAGACCGTCACCGTCCACCACGGCGCACTGGCCTACCTGCTCGGGATCAACGCGCTGCGCGCCTCCGAGGCGGCAGCCGTGCGGATCGAGGACTACGCCGACGTGCTGCGGGGCCACCGGGTGCTGCACCTGGTCGGCAAGGGCAACAAGCCGGCCACCATGCCGCTGACGGTCCCCGTCCTGCGGGTCCTGGAGGCCTGCCGCGGTGAGCGCACCACCGGGCGACTGGTGCTGCGCCCAGTCTCGGGCAGGCCGATCGACCGTCGTGACGTCTACCGGATGGTGCAGCGCATCGCGAAGACCGCGCGGATCCCTCGGCACATCAGCCCTCACTCGCTTCGGCACGCCGCCATCACCAACGCCCTGGACGCCGGCGTGCCCCTGCGTGACGCCCAGATCCTGGCCCGTCATGCTGACCCCAGGACCACCGAGCATTACGACAGGGCCCGCGGCAACCTCGACCGCCACGGCGTCCACTTCCTCACCGCCTACGTCGCCGGCGTATAG
- the cmtR gene encoding Cd(II)/Pb(II)-sensing metalloregulatory transcriptional regulator CmtR encodes MLTTSSRLDAMHRIGRALADPTRARILLSLLERPAYPAGLAEDLGLTRPNVSNHLTCLRDCGIVVAEPQGRQTLYAIADPHLTNALLALVEVTLAVNEDAPCLDPQCPVAGCEVSR; translated from the coding sequence GTGCTGACTACTTCCTCCAGGCTGGACGCGATGCATCGGATCGGCCGGGCCCTGGCAGATCCGACGCGGGCTCGGATCCTGCTGTCGCTGCTCGAACGGCCTGCCTATCCCGCTGGACTTGCCGAGGACCTCGGCCTGACGCGGCCCAACGTGTCCAACCACCTGACCTGTCTGCGCGACTGCGGCATCGTCGTGGCCGAACCGCAGGGACGACAGACCCTCTACGCGATCGCCGACCCGCACCTCACCAACGCGCTGCTCGCGCTGGTCGAGGTGACCCTCGCCGTGAACGAGGACGCCCCGTGCCTGGATCCGCAGTGCCCCGTCGCCGGCTGCGAGGTCAGCCGGTGA
- a CDS encoding helix-turn-helix domain-containing protein — protein MTVRTVMGWNLRQVMATHGMYQTSELVPLLAERGVHLSREHVYRLVARTPQRLNMDVLAALCDILDCEPNDLLVPTVVEDQPAKTGTGDRGPGIGDLRPIRARVRRPPEGR, from the coding sequence ATGACCGTCCGCACCGTGATGGGGTGGAACCTGCGCCAGGTGATGGCCACCCACGGCATGTACCAGACCTCCGAGCTCGTCCCGCTGCTGGCCGAGCGCGGGGTCCACCTGTCCCGAGAGCACGTCTACCGGCTGGTGGCCCGCACCCCGCAACGGCTGAACATGGACGTCCTGGCGGCCCTGTGCGACATCCTGGACTGCGAACCCAACGACCTGCTGGTCCCCACCGTCGTCGAGGACCAACCCGCCAAGACCGGCACCGGGGACCGCGGTCCGGGCATCGGTGACCTGCGCCCGATCCGGGCCCGGGTCCGCCGCCCGCCCGAGGGCCGGTGA
- a CDS encoding cadmium resistance transporter: MILTTVLQAIGLFMATNIDDIIILSLFFARGAGQRGTTTRIALGQYLGFVGILGAALLVAWGAGLVLPSSAIPYFGLIPLALGIWAAWQAWRGDGDDDDEKVEGKKVGILTVAAVTFANGGDNIGVYVPVFLNVSTATVVIFCVVFLLLVGVLVLLARYVATRRPIAEVLERWEHVLFPIVLIGLGIAILVSGGAFGL; the protein is encoded by the coding sequence GTGATCCTCACCACGGTCCTGCAGGCGATCGGGCTGTTCATGGCCACCAACATCGATGACATCATCATTCTTTCTCTGTTCTTCGCCCGAGGCGCCGGCCAACGAGGCACCACCACCCGGATCGCGCTGGGGCAGTACCTGGGGTTCGTCGGGATCCTCGGTGCTGCGCTGCTGGTCGCCTGGGGGGCCGGGCTGGTCCTGCCGTCCAGCGCCATTCCCTACTTCGGGCTCATCCCCCTGGCGCTCGGTATCTGGGCGGCGTGGCAGGCATGGCGAGGCGACGGTGACGACGACGACGAGAAGGTCGAGGGCAAGAAGGTCGGCATCCTGACTGTCGCCGCGGTCACCTTCGCCAACGGCGGAGACAACATCGGCGTCTACGTCCCGGTGTTCCTGAACGTCAGCACGGCAACCGTGGTCATCTTCTGCGTCGTGTTCCTGCTGCTCGTCGGCGTGCTGGTCCTTCTCGCCAGGTATGTCGCCACCCGCAGGCCTATCGCCGAGGTGCTCGAGCGATGGGAACACGTGCTCTTCCCGATCGTCCTGATCGGCCTCGGCATAGCCATCCTCGTCAGCGGCGGCGCATTCGGACTCTGA
- a CDS encoding PIN domain nuclease, which translates to MTDWLIDKSALVRLGASPDAAEWAGRIERGLVRITTMTRLEVGYSARTAADARSVFGTPPISMMPVEYLTPAIEDRALEVQLLLADRGRHRAPSIPDLLIAATAELAGLTVLHLDKDFELIEELTGQHTERLRP; encoded by the coding sequence GTGACTGACTGGCTGATTGACAAGTCCGCCTTGGTCCGATTGGGCGCCAGTCCCGACGCCGCCGAGTGGGCTGGGCGGATCGAACGAGGGCTCGTCCGGATCACCACCATGACCAGACTAGAGGTTGGTTACTCGGCGCGGACCGCCGCGGACGCGCGGTCGGTGTTCGGCACCCCGCCGATCTCGATGATGCCGGTCGAGTACCTGACACCCGCGATCGAGGACCGAGCCCTCGAGGTCCAGCTGCTGCTGGCTGACAGGGGCCGTCACCGGGCCCCGTCAATCCCGGACCTGCTCATCGCCGCTACCGCTGAGCTCGCGGGTCTGACGGTGCTGCACCTCGACAAGGACTTCGAGCTCATCGAGGAACTGACCGGTCAGCACACCGAGCGCCTCCGCCCTTGA